Proteins encoded within one genomic window of Streptomyces sp. NBC_01314:
- a CDS encoding GNAT family N-acetyltransferase yields the protein MTHESRESHTTPTTSVWSVDEEPYDSPLATALWRAYYTEVSDRWYLLHEGHATDPEELEREVAADTGEYLAPPGGTLLVARYGGVPVGTAGVRLMDATTAELKRVFVLTEARGKGGAALLVTAAEDAARALGAERIVLDTRGDLVEARALYALLGYEESAPHNDDEYADHWFTKRLA from the coding sequence ATGACCCACGAGAGCCGCGAGAGCCACACGACCCCCACGACCAGCGTCTGGTCCGTGGACGAGGAGCCCTACGACTCCCCCCTCGCCACCGCCCTGTGGCGGGCGTACTACACCGAGGTCAGCGACCGCTGGTATCTGCTGCACGAGGGACACGCCACGGACCCGGAGGAGCTGGAGCGGGAGGTCGCCGCGGACACCGGGGAGTATCTGGCACCGCCGGGCGGGACGCTGCTGGTGGCGCGGTACGGGGGCGTACCCGTCGGCACCGCCGGGGTACGGCTGATGGACGCCACGACGGCCGAGCTGAAGCGGGTCTTCGTGCTGACGGAGGCACGCGGCAAGGGCGGTGCCGCGCTCCTGGTGACGGCGGCCGAGGACGCGGCCCGCGCACTCGGCGCCGAGCGGATCGTCCTCGACACCCGCGGCGACCTGGTGGAGGCCCGCGCGCTCTACGCCCTGCTCGGTTACGAGGAGAGCGCCCCGCACAACGACGACGAGTACGCCGACCACTGGTTCACGAAGAGACTGGCGTAG